A portion of the Microbacterium hominis genome contains these proteins:
- a CDS encoding class I SAM-dependent methyltransferase, giving the protein MHGGSPHVWFAAGGDEPWGSALRTRRTGTLRLRRVSSGEVAQEWEVGALCGPAGTEDLAVLGAVRSPVLDVGCGPGRMVRAAAAGAAAALGIDVSAEAVRLARLAGTPALERSVFDRLPLEGRWGTILLLDGNIGIGGNPTQLLERCAALLDDGGTVVVESASTPDLDETDVFTVIDDTDGESEPFAWARAGWRAVAAHASRAGFFSPVHEVVGERHVVRATFRRR; this is encoded by the coding sequence ATGCACGGCGGATCGCCTCACGTCTGGTTCGCCGCGGGTGGCGATGAGCCTTGGGGCTCGGCGCTGCGCACCCGTCGCACCGGAACGCTGCGCCTTCGGCGGGTCTCCAGCGGTGAGGTCGCGCAGGAGTGGGAGGTCGGCGCCCTCTGCGGGCCGGCCGGCACCGAGGACCTCGCCGTACTCGGCGCGGTGCGCTCGCCGGTGCTCGATGTCGGGTGCGGTCCCGGCCGGATGGTCCGCGCCGCCGCGGCGGGCGCCGCTGCCGCACTCGGCATCGACGTCTCGGCCGAGGCGGTGCGGCTGGCCCGTCTCGCCGGCACCCCGGCGCTGGAGCGATCGGTGTTCGATCGACTCCCTCTCGAAGGCCGATGGGGGACGATCCTGCTGCTCGACGGCAACATCGGCATCGGCGGGAACCCGACGCAGCTGCTGGAGCGCTGCGCGGCGCTGCTCGACGACGGCGGAACGGTGGTCGTCGAGAGCGCCTCGACCCCTGACCTGGACGAGACGGATGTGTTCACCGTCATCGACGACACCGACGGGGAGAGCGAGCCGTTCGCGTGGGCGCGCGCGGGCTGGCGCGCGGTCGCCGCGCATGCATCGCGTGCCGGCTTCTTCTCACCCGTCCATGAAGTGGTCGGGGAGCGTCACGTCGTGCGGGCGACCTTCCGACGACGCTGA
- a CDS encoding molybdopterin-dependent oxidoreductase, protein MAGFTARLGDRFEGVADGLRARSSTPGRRTRTTVVLGRVLAVLLLVCFATGLYSHVLQTPPSWLTLSPDPAWLYRVTQGTHVAAGIALVPVLLGKLWSVFPRLFAWPPITGLGSLLERATIALLVATVLLEVVLGLMNVAQWYAFPFSFRRVHLALAWVLIGATLLHVAVKLPVIAGFWRRSPRRAQGAEASPAPARAPAATWPEQSPPDPSRPTAPEETLSRRGALLAVGAAAGALTLATVGQSFTPLGPLAVLAPRRPGIGPQGLPVNRTAAEAEVSATDASADWRLSLVGRQRTLELSRRQLETLPQAEIALPIACVEGWSQQAQWGGVRLRDLLRLIDEQDGPDLTLSSMQTRGAFSVTAMPGVYARHPDTLIALRLGGEPLHLDHGYPARVIAPGRPGVMQTKWLRRIEVDT, encoded by the coding sequence ATGGCAGGGTTCACGGCTCGACTCGGCGACCGCTTCGAAGGGGTCGCGGACGGGCTGCGCGCGCGCAGCTCGACGCCGGGCCGGCGCACCCGCACGACGGTCGTGCTGGGGCGGGTGCTGGCCGTGCTCCTGCTCGTCTGCTTCGCGACCGGACTGTACAGCCACGTCCTGCAGACCCCGCCCTCGTGGCTCACCCTCTCCCCCGACCCCGCCTGGCTCTACCGCGTGACGCAGGGCACCCATGTCGCGGCGGGGATCGCGCTCGTTCCGGTGCTGCTCGGAAAGCTGTGGTCCGTCTTCCCGCGACTGTTCGCATGGCCGCCGATCACCGGCTTGGGCAGTCTGCTCGAGCGCGCGACGATCGCCCTGCTGGTGGCGACCGTGCTCCTGGAGGTCGTCCTCGGACTCATGAACGTGGCGCAGTGGTACGCCTTCCCGTTCTCGTTCCGCCGCGTGCACCTGGCGCTGGCCTGGGTGCTCATCGGTGCGACGCTGCTGCACGTGGCGGTCAAGCTCCCGGTCATCGCGGGCTTCTGGCGGCGCTCACCCCGCCGTGCTCAGGGGGCGGAGGCGTCCCCCGCGCCGGCACGGGCGCCGGCGGCGACCTGGCCCGAGCAGTCTCCGCCCGACCCTTCGCGCCCGACCGCGCCGGAGGAGACGCTCTCCCGGCGAGGGGCGCTCCTCGCGGTCGGTGCGGCAGCCGGCGCGCTCACCCTCGCCACGGTGGGCCAGTCCTTCACCCCGCTGGGCCCGCTGGCGGTGCTCGCGCCGCGTCGCCCCGGCATCGGGCCGCAGGGCCTGCCGGTCAATCGCACCGCGGCCGAGGCGGAGGTGAGCGCGACGGATGCCTCCGCGGACTGGCGCCTGAGCCTCGTCGGCCGTCAGCGCACACTCGAACTGTCGCGCCGACAGCTGGAGACGCTCCCCCAGGCCGAGATCGCTCTGCCGATCGCGTGCGTGGAAGGGTGGAGCCAGCAGGCGCAGTGGGGCGGCGTGCGCCTGCGCGACCTTCTCCGACTCATCGATGAGCAAGACGGTCCCGACCTGACCCTCTCCAGCATGCAGACGCGCGGCGCATTCTCGGTCACCGCGATGCCGGGCGTGTATGCGCGGCACCCGGACACGCTCATCGCCCTGCGGCTCGGCGGCGAGCCCCTGCACCTCGACCACGGCTACCCCGCCCGGGTCATCGCACCCGGCCGCCCGGGCGTGATGCAGACCAAGTGGCTGCGCCGCATCGAGGTCGACACGTGA
- the recO gene encoding DNA repair protein RecO produces the protein MPTYRDEVVVLRTHKLGEADRIVTMLSRRHGKVRAVAKGVRRTTSRFGARLEPFMVADVQLFEGRSLDIVQQAESLGAYGADIAVHYDRYTAASAMVEAADRLNEAEATPSQYLLLVGGLRALSRGDHAARSILDSYLLRAMALSGWAPSLSGCARCGAEGPHASFVAQLGGMVCGDCAPAGSARVDSATAALLTALMAGEWEDVDAAPGAATSAASGLIAAYAQWHLERGIRSLAHVSSESAP, from the coding sequence GTGCCCACCTACCGTGACGAGGTCGTCGTCCTTCGCACCCACAAGCTGGGCGAGGCCGACCGCATCGTGACGATGCTCAGCCGTCGCCACGGCAAGGTGCGCGCGGTGGCCAAGGGCGTGCGGCGCACGACCTCGCGCTTCGGCGCGCGGCTGGAGCCGTTCATGGTCGCCGACGTGCAGCTGTTCGAAGGGCGCTCTCTCGACATCGTGCAGCAGGCCGAATCCCTCGGGGCCTACGGCGCCGACATCGCCGTGCATTACGACCGCTATACGGCGGCCAGCGCCATGGTCGAGGCCGCCGACCGGCTGAATGAGGCGGAGGCGACCCCGTCGCAGTATCTCCTCCTCGTCGGCGGGCTCCGGGCGCTGTCCCGCGGCGACCACGCGGCGCGCAGCATCCTCGATTCCTACCTCCTGCGCGCGATGGCCCTGTCGGGCTGGGCGCCCTCCCTCAGCGGGTGCGCGCGCTGCGGTGCAGAGGGCCCGCACGCGTCGTTCGTGGCTCAGCTGGGCGGCATGGTCTGCGGCGACTGCGCCCCCGCGGGCTCCGCCCGCGTCGATTCCGCCACCGCGGCCCTGCTGACGGCGCTCATGGCGGGTGAATGGGAGGATGTGGATGCCGCGCCCGGCGCCGCGACGTCGGCGGCGTCGGGTCTCATCGCCGCGTACGCGCAATGGCACCTCGAGCGCGGCATCCGCTCGCTCGCCCACGTCTCGTCGGAGTCCGCACCGTGA
- a CDS encoding isoprenyl transferase, with translation MTPKPYTHRDAVPYRPLDWTGVHPPDFPKGRVPHHVAIVMDGNGRWANRRGLTRVEGHKAGEEVLLDVVAGAIQAGVTHLSVYAFSTENWARSPEEVRFLMGYNRDVLHRRRDQLNEWGVRVRWSGRKPRLWGSVIKELQFAEQLTRDNDVLTLTMCINYGGRVELVDAMRAIGDQIAAGRVKPSAISEKLIRRHLYQPDMPDVDLFIRSSGEQRTSNFLLWESAYAEFVFLDTLWPDFSRTDLWQAIGLYLDRDRRFGGAVDAPSA, from the coding sequence GTGACACCCAAGCCCTACACGCATCGCGACGCGGTGCCGTATCGACCGCTGGACTGGACGGGGGTGCACCCGCCCGACTTCCCGAAGGGCCGGGTCCCGCACCACGTCGCGATCGTGATGGACGGCAACGGCCGCTGGGCGAACCGTCGGGGCCTCACGCGCGTCGAGGGGCACAAGGCGGGGGAGGAGGTGCTGCTCGACGTGGTCGCCGGCGCCATCCAGGCCGGCGTCACCCACCTGAGCGTCTACGCCTTCTCGACCGAGAACTGGGCGCGATCGCCCGAGGAGGTGCGTTTCCTCATGGGCTACAACCGCGACGTGCTGCACCGCCGCCGGGATCAGCTCAACGAGTGGGGCGTGCGCGTGCGCTGGTCGGGGCGCAAGCCACGCCTCTGGGGCTCGGTCATCAAGGAGCTCCAGTTCGCCGAGCAGCTCACCCGCGACAACGATGTGCTCACGCTCACGATGTGCATCAACTACGGCGGTCGGGTCGAGCTCGTCGACGCGATGCGCGCGATCGGCGATCAGATCGCGGCAGGGCGGGTGAAGCCCTCCGCGATCAGCGAGAAGCTCATCCGCCGTCACCTCTATCAGCCCGATATGCCCGACGTGGACCTGTTCATCCGCTCCAGCGGCGAGCAGCGCACCTCCAACTTCCTGCTCTGGGAGTCGGCGTACGCCGAGTTCGTCTTCCTCGACACGCTGTGGCCGGACTTCTCGCGCACCGACCTCTGGCAAGCGATCGGGCTGTATCTCGATCGCGACCGTCGGTTCGGCGGTGCCGTCGACGCGCCCTCCGCCTGA
- a CDS encoding DsbA family oxidoreductase — MTDAIKIDVWSDIACPWCYIGKRNLENGLAATAADDDAPQVEVTYHSFELSPDTPVDFEGGEADYLARHKGVSAAQAQQMLDRVTGVAADAGLEYRFDILKHTNTVKAHELLHYAKAQGRQLELAERLMSAYFTEGRHLGDDEELAALAADAGLDPIAARAALTSRAFLPAVRADQEQAREYGINGVPFFVIDGRYGVSGAQPAEAFAQIARQVWAEHREAVTAQA, encoded by the coding sequence GTGACGGATGCCATCAAGATCGACGTGTGGTCGGATATCGCGTGCCCCTGGTGCTACATCGGCAAGCGCAACCTCGAGAACGGGCTGGCGGCGACCGCCGCCGATGACGACGCCCCCCAGGTGGAGGTGACCTACCACTCGTTCGAGCTGTCCCCGGACACGCCCGTCGACTTCGAAGGCGGTGAGGCCGACTACCTCGCGCGCCACAAGGGCGTCAGCGCCGCGCAGGCGCAGCAGATGCTCGATCGCGTCACCGGCGTCGCCGCCGACGCCGGGCTCGAGTACCGCTTCGACATCCTGAAGCACACCAACACGGTCAAGGCGCATGAGCTGCTGCACTACGCGAAGGCGCAGGGGCGCCAGCTCGAACTCGCCGAGCGCCTGATGTCGGCCTACTTCACCGAGGGCCGCCACCTCGGCGACGACGAGGAGCTGGCCGCGCTCGCCGCGGACGCCGGACTGGACCCGATCGCCGCTCGCGCCGCACTCACGTCGCGCGCATTCCTTCCCGCTGTGCGCGCCGACCAGGAGCAGGCGCGCGAATACGGCATCAACGGGGTGCCGTTCTTCGTGATCGACGGCCGGTACGGCGTCTCCGGTGCGCAGCCGGCCGAGGCGTTCGCGCAGATCGCCCGCCAGGTGTGGGCCGAGCACCGCGAAGCGGTGACGGCCCAGGCCTGA
- a CDS encoding glutathione peroxidase: protein MPEITTTDVRQIPFQTADGEAATLDEVGGPVTLVVNVASKCGLTPQYEQLEQLQRAYAERGFTVVGFPCNQFMGQEPGSMEEILDYCAVTWGVSFPIADKVKVNGAKAAELYKALRESPDAQGKAGRVQWNFEKFLVTPDGTVHRFRPQTLPNDPAIVSLIEANLPG from the coding sequence ATGCCTGAGATCACCACGACCGACGTGCGACAGATCCCCTTCCAGACCGCTGACGGCGAAGCCGCGACCCTCGACGAGGTGGGCGGCCCGGTGACCCTCGTCGTGAACGTCGCCTCCAAGTGCGGCCTCACCCCGCAGTACGAGCAGCTGGAGCAGCTGCAGCGCGCCTACGCCGAGCGCGGCTTCACCGTCGTCGGCTTCCCGTGCAACCAGTTCATGGGCCAGGAGCCCGGCTCGATGGAGGAGATCCTCGACTACTGCGCGGTCACCTGGGGCGTCTCGTTCCCCATCGCCGACAAGGTGAAGGTGAACGGTGCGAAGGCGGCCGAGCTCTACAAGGCCCTGCGGGAGTCGCCGGATGCCCAGGGCAAGGCCGGGCGCGTCCAGTGGAACTTCGAGAAATTCCTCGTGACGCCCGATGGCACCGTGCACCGGTTCCGCCCGCAGACGCTGCCGAACGACCCGGCGATCGTGTCGCTCATCGAGGCGAACCTGCCCGGCTGA
- the dusB gene encoding tRNA dihydrouridine synthase DusB, with translation MSSVLAPARSLRIGSIELDAPVVLAPMAGITNTAFRRLCREYGAGLYVSEMITTRALVERNATTMRLITHHESETPRSIQLYGVDPATTEAAVRLLVAEDRADHIDLNFGCPVPKVTRKGGGSALPWKLGLFREIVSRAAAAAAEGGIPLTVKMRKGIDDDHLTYLDAGRIAEDAGVAAVALHARTAAEFYSGHADWSAIAKLKEAVTSVPVLGNGDIWSADDAARMMEETGCDGVVVGRGCLGRPWLFGDLARALGGPDAAPGAPVDAGLGFVAQAFRRHAELLVEFFEDEGRGCRDIRKHVAWYFKGYPVGGETRAKLATVSSLAEIDDLIATLELDAPYPGAAAEGQRGRAGTPKRPALPEGWLDSRELGRDATAALADAELDHSGG, from the coding sequence GTGTCTTCCGTCCTCGCCCCCGCGCGCTCCCTGCGCATCGGCTCCATCGAGCTCGATGCCCCCGTCGTGCTCGCGCCGATGGCGGGCATCACGAACACGGCCTTCCGTCGCCTGTGCCGTGAGTACGGGGCAGGGCTCTACGTCAGCGAGATGATCACCACGCGCGCGCTGGTGGAGCGGAATGCGACCACCATGCGTCTGATCACGCACCACGAGTCGGAGACGCCCCGCTCGATCCAGCTCTACGGCGTCGATCCGGCGACCACCGAGGCCGCCGTGCGGCTCCTGGTCGCCGAGGATCGCGCCGACCACATCGACCTGAACTTCGGCTGCCCGGTTCCCAAGGTCACCCGCAAGGGCGGCGGATCCGCGCTCCCGTGGAAGCTCGGCCTCTTCCGGGAGATCGTCAGCCGGGCCGCGGCGGCGGCCGCTGAGGGCGGCATCCCGCTCACGGTGAAGATGCGCAAGGGCATCGACGACGACCACCTCACCTACCTCGACGCCGGCCGGATCGCCGAAGACGCCGGGGTGGCCGCGGTCGCCCTGCACGCCCGCACCGCGGCGGAGTTCTACAGCGGCCACGCCGACTGGTCGGCCATCGCCAAGCTCAAGGAGGCGGTGACCTCGGTGCCGGTCCTCGGAAACGGCGACATCTGGTCGGCCGACGACGCGGCCCGCATGATGGAGGAGACCGGCTGCGACGGCGTGGTGGTCGGCCGTGGGTGCCTCGGCCGCCCCTGGCTGTTCGGCGATCTCGCGCGCGCGCTCGGGGGGCCGGATGCCGCGCCCGGCGCGCCGGTGGACGCCGGCCTCGGATTCGTGGCGCAGGCGTTCCGGCGGCACGCGGAGCTGCTCGTCGAATTCTTCGAGGACGAGGGCCGCGGCTGCCGCGACATCCGCAAGCACGTGGCCTGGTACTTCAAGGGCTATCCCGTGGGCGGCGAGACGCGCGCGAAACTGGCGACCGTCTCGAGCCTGGCGGAGATCGACGATCTGATCGCGACGCTCGAGCTGGACGCGCCCTATCCTGGCGCGGCCGCCGAAGGCCAGCGCGGACGGGCCGGCACGCCCAAGCGGCCCGCTCTCCCGGAGGGCTGGCTCGACTCGCGCGAGCTCGGCCGCGACGCCACCGCCGCCCTCGCCGACGCGGAACTCGACCACAGTGGCGGCTGA
- a CDS encoding deoxyguanosinetriphosphate triphosphohydrolase: MAAERVPGAASERPDGYDEPDAARFHAETHRSQRDGFARDRARVLHSAALRRLAAKTQVLSPASPADFARNRLTHSLEVAQVGRELATALRLAPDVVDTACLSHDLGHPPFGHNGERALNDWAEQIGGFEGNAQTLRILARLEPKVVDDTGRSFGLNLTRASLDATCKYPWTAEHPVPDPGGRLKFGVYPDDEDVFRWMREGAPGRVRCIEAEVMDLSDDIAYSVHDFEDAIVNGYLDPARLTDGAEHEALLTAIQAWVGFDFARDELADALFRLMRMPEWIDAFDGSRAALARLKNLTSDLIGRFARAATTATRDAYEGPVLTRYRAHVVVPRVIEAEMAVLKGIIGAFVVSIDGRKSLYKEQRGVLKRLASALWEHPEHLDPLHAQDFAAASDDIARRRVVVDQVASLTDQVAISWHGRLVGEIDAASLGVWMPLAAPSAGTR; encoded by the coding sequence GTGGCGGCTGAGCGCGTGCCGGGTGCCGCCTCCGAACGCCCCGACGGCTACGACGAGCCCGACGCGGCACGATTCCACGCGGAGACCCACCGCTCGCAGCGCGACGGGTTCGCCCGGGACCGCGCGCGCGTGCTGCACTCCGCGGCGCTGCGCCGGCTCGCGGCCAAGACCCAGGTGCTCAGCCCCGCCAGTCCCGCCGACTTCGCCCGCAACAGACTGACCCACTCCCTCGAGGTGGCGCAGGTCGGTCGCGAGCTCGCGACCGCGCTGCGGCTGGCTCCCGACGTGGTCGACACCGCGTGCCTGAGCCACGACCTCGGCCACCCGCCCTTCGGCCACAACGGCGAACGGGCCCTCAACGACTGGGCCGAGCAGATCGGCGGCTTCGAGGGGAATGCCCAGACGCTGCGCATCCTCGCGCGACTCGAGCCCAAGGTGGTCGACGACACCGGCCGCAGCTTCGGCCTCAACCTCACGCGGGCGAGCCTGGACGCCACGTGCAAATACCCGTGGACGGCCGAGCACCCCGTGCCCGATCCCGGCGGGCGATTGAAGTTCGGGGTGTACCCCGACGATGAGGACGTGTTCCGGTGGATGCGCGAGGGAGCCCCCGGACGCGTCCGCTGCATCGAGGCCGAGGTGATGGACCTGTCCGACGACATCGCCTACTCGGTGCACGACTTCGAGGACGCGATCGTCAACGGCTATCTCGACCCGGCCCGTCTCACCGACGGGGCCGAGCACGAGGCGCTGCTGACCGCCATCCAGGCCTGGGTGGGCTTCGACTTCGCCCGCGACGAACTCGCCGACGCCCTGTTCCGGCTCATGCGCATGCCCGAGTGGATCGACGCCTTCGACGGGTCGCGCGCCGCTCTCGCCCGGCTGAAGAACCTCACGAGCGATCTCATCGGCCGCTTCGCCCGCGCGGCGACCACCGCCACGCGCGATGCCTACGAGGGCCCGGTCCTCACGCGCTATCGTGCCCACGTGGTGGTTCCGCGTGTGATCGAGGCCGAGATGGCCGTGCTCAAGGGCATCATCGGGGCGTTCGTGGTCTCGATCGACGGGCGCAAGAGCCTCTACAAGGAGCAGCGCGGCGTGCTCAAGCGGCTCGCGAGCGCGCTGTGGGAGCATCCGGAGCACCTCGATCCGCTCCACGCGCAGGACTTCGCCGCAGCGAGCGACGACATCGCGCGCCGGCGGGTGGTCGTCGACCAGGTCGCGAGCCTCACCGACCAGGTTGCGATCTCGTGGCATGGGAGGCTCGTCGGCGAGATCGACGCCGCGTCGCTGGGGGTGTGGATGCCGCTCGCGGCTCCGTCGGCCGGGACGCGCTGA
- the dnaG gene encoding DNA primase — translation MPGRIRQADIDEVKARTNIADVIGERVALKSAGVGSLKGLCPFHDERSPSFNVRPQAGFYHCFGCGESGDVYSFLRRMDHVTFAEAVERLAGRIGYTLHYEEGGAAAPEGTGRARLYAANTAAAEFFRGQLASPEAEAARRFLGERGFDAGAAAHFGVGYAPKGWSALHTALRGRGFSDEELSAAGLVSQGQRGVYDRFRGRVIWPIRDVTGQVIGFGARRLYDDDQGPKYLNTPETTIYKKAQVLYGLDLAKRDVSREHRVVVVEGYTDVMACHLAGITTAIATCGTAFGSDHISVLRRVMGDDTTAGEVVFTFDPDAAGQKAALRAFADAKRFNAQTYVATGPEGLDPCDLRLRRGDGAVRALVETKVPMVEFVLDQRISGFDLAAVEGRVGALRAAAPVVAELRDPLLQPEYVRVLARRLGMDTEDVRREVERVGRAAARRAEPEPAAAERAPADQAAPRATLASLARTADVALERDFLMGALQFGHRLDVDELARALAQPFGHPALDAVREAVRDAIADLDRAGWAADAVGRVREPHRFLAAQLLAADFPALTDDDAVSSTADLARRILLRGLAREKSELLGAIQRVAAVSEEGRAIRLRLRELDLERARLQAAS, via the coding sequence ATGCCCGGGCGCATCCGCCAGGCCGACATCGACGAGGTCAAGGCGCGCACGAACATCGCCGACGTGATCGGCGAGCGCGTGGCGCTCAAGTCGGCCGGCGTCGGGTCGCTCAAGGGACTGTGCCCCTTCCACGACGAGCGCAGCCCGAGTTTCAACGTGCGGCCGCAGGCCGGCTTCTACCACTGCTTCGGCTGCGGCGAGTCCGGCGACGTGTACTCGTTCCTGCGCCGCATGGACCACGTCACCTTCGCGGAGGCCGTCGAACGCCTCGCCGGGCGCATCGGCTACACGCTCCACTACGAGGAGGGCGGAGCCGCGGCGCCCGAGGGCACCGGGCGCGCGCGGCTGTACGCGGCGAACACAGCGGCCGCGGAGTTCTTCCGCGGGCAGCTGGCCTCGCCCGAGGCAGAAGCGGCGCGCCGCTTCCTCGGCGAGCGCGGCTTCGACGCCGGGGCCGCCGCCCACTTCGGCGTCGGCTACGCCCCCAAGGGCTGGTCGGCCCTGCACACCGCGCTGCGCGGTCGCGGCTTCTCCGACGAGGAGCTCAGCGCGGCGGGGCTCGTCTCCCAGGGGCAGCGAGGCGTCTACGACCGCTTCCGCGGCCGGGTGATCTGGCCCATCCGCGACGTCACCGGGCAGGTGATCGGCTTCGGCGCGCGGCGGCTGTACGACGACGACCAGGGGCCCAAGTACCTCAACACCCCCGAGACCACGATCTACAAGAAGGCCCAGGTGCTCTACGGGCTCGACCTCGCCAAGCGCGACGTCTCGCGGGAGCATCGTGTCGTTGTCGTCGAGGGCTACACCGACGTCATGGCGTGCCATCTCGCGGGGATCACGACCGCGATCGCGACCTGCGGCACCGCCTTCGGTTCCGATCACATCTCCGTGCTCCGTCGCGTGATGGGCGACGACACGACGGCAGGGGAGGTCGTGTTCACCTTCGATCCGGATGCCGCCGGCCAGAAGGCGGCGCTGCGCGCCTTCGCCGATGCGAAGAGGTTCAACGCGCAGACCTATGTCGCGACCGGTCCGGAAGGGCTCGACCCCTGCGACCTGCGCCTGCGTCGCGGCGACGGGGCGGTGCGGGCCCTGGTGGAGACGAAGGTGCCGATGGTGGAGTTCGTGCTCGACCAGCGGATCTCGGGATTCGACCTCGCCGCGGTGGAGGGTCGCGTGGGCGCGCTCCGGGCGGCGGCACCCGTCGTGGCGGAGCTGCGGGACCCGCTGCTCCAGCCCGAGTACGTCCGGGTGCTCGCGCGGCGTCTCGGCATGGACACGGAGGATGTGCGTCGGGAGGTGGAACGTGTGGGGCGCGCCGCCGCGCGGCGCGCCGAACCGGAGCCTGCGGCCGCGGAGCGCGCGCCCGCGGACCAGGCGGCACCGCGGGCGACGCTCGCCTCCCTCGCCCGTACGGCCGACGTGGCCCTGGAACGCGATTTCCTCATGGGGGCGCTCCAGTTCGGTCATCGTCTCGACGTCGACGAGCTCGCCCGCGCTCTCGCCCAGCCGTTCGGTCACCCCGCGCTCGATGCCGTGCGGGAAGCGGTGCGCGATGCGATCGCCGACCTCGACCGGGCGGGGTGGGCCGCCGACGCGGTCGGCCGGGTGCGCGAGCCGCATCGCTTCCTGGCCGCGCAGCTGCTCGCCGCCGATTTCCCCGCCCTCACCGACGACGACGCCGTCTCGTCGACCGCCGACCTCGCCCGCCGCATCCTCCTGCGCGGGCTCGCGCGCGAGAAATCCGAGCTCCTCGGCGCCATCCAGCGTGTCGCTGCGGTCTCCGAGGAGGGGCGGGCGATCCGTCTCCGCCTGCGCGAGCTCGATCTCGAGCGCGCGCGGCTGCAGGCGGCCTCCTGA
- a CDS encoding ATP-binding cassette domain-containing protein codes for MTRRRDTDVSIRALDLSLARTGRGGAPQRVVEGVSFELPHAGTLAVMGPTGSGKSSLAAAIAGDVAAGVTVVGGEAEVEGISLRRPGRSRRLHTYLAGYLAQGAGATLPARMTVAEVIGEPITSRDRRVNQRALAVRVASLLDEVMLPLGSAAKYPYELSAGMRQRVAFARALVLQPMILVADEPFANMDVEVRQAARDAIIRRRSSFGMSVLVVTNDRDVVTELGADVLVLRNGHPVAYGHGGGELLWTPSGEADRRLVGS; via the coding sequence ATGACCCGCCGTCGCGACACCGACGTCTCCATCCGTGCGCTCGACCTCTCGCTCGCCCGCACCGGGCGCGGCGGCGCGCCCCAGCGGGTCGTGGAGGGTGTCTCGTTCGAGCTTCCCCACGCCGGCACGCTGGCCGTGATGGGACCGACCGGCTCGGGGAAGTCGAGCCTCGCCGCCGCGATCGCCGGCGACGTCGCAGCCGGTGTCACCGTGGTCGGCGGGGAGGCCGAGGTCGAGGGCATCTCCCTGCGCCGGCCCGGGCGCAGCCGACGCCTGCACACCTACCTCGCCGGCTACCTGGCTCAGGGTGCCGGCGCGACGCTCCCGGCGCGGATGACCGTCGCCGAGGTCATCGGCGAGCCCATCACCAGTCGCGACCGCCGTGTGAACCAGCGGGCGCTCGCGGTGCGCGTCGCCTCGCTCCTCGATGAGGTGATGCTGCCGCTGGGCAGCGCCGCCAAGTATCCGTACGAGCTCAGCGCCGGCATGCGCCAGCGGGTCGCCTTCGCGCGCGCCCTGGTGCTGCAGCCGATGATCCTGGTCGCCGACGAGCCGTTCGCGAACATGGACGTCGAGGTGCGACAGGCCGCGCGCGACGCCATCATCCGGCGCCGGTCCTCGTTCGGCATGTCGGTGCTCGTCGTCACGAACGATCGCGACGTGGTGACCGAGCTCGGCGCGGACGTTCTCGTGCTCCGCAACGGCCATCCTGTCGCCTACGGCCACGGGGGCGGCGAGCTGCTGTGGACCCCCTCCGGCGAGGCCGATCGACGGCTCGTCGGGTCGTGA
- the def gene encoding peptide deformylase codes for MAVLPIRIMGDPVLHAPASPVAEITDEIRALVADMFETMDAAPGVGLAAPQVGVGLRIYTYTYEDDEGLPWRGVVINPELWMRPLEPGAPDPDEESEGCLSFPGERFPLRRSEAVLVTGIDLEGAPVRIEVDGWRARIMQHEFDHLDGVLYVDRLGDGDWKTVQKIARKRGWGRPGSSWMPGVDDLDA; via the coding sequence GTGGCTGTTCTCCCGATTCGCATCATGGGCGATCCCGTCCTGCACGCGCCCGCCTCCCCCGTCGCCGAGATCACCGACGAGATCCGCGCCCTCGTCGCCGACATGTTCGAGACGATGGATGCCGCGCCCGGCGTCGGCCTCGCCGCACCGCAGGTGGGTGTGGGCCTGCGCATCTACACATACACGTACGAGGACGACGAGGGCCTTCCGTGGCGCGGCGTCGTCATCAACCCGGAACTGTGGATGCGCCCGCTCGAGCCCGGCGCGCCCGACCCCGACGAGGAGTCCGAGGGATGCCTGTCCTTCCCCGGAGAGCGATTCCCCCTCCGCCGCTCCGAGGCCGTGCTGGTGACCGGCATCGATCTGGAGGGTGCGCCGGTGCGGATCGAGGTGGACGGCTGGCGCGCCCGGATCATGCAGCACGAGTTCGATCACCTCGACGGCGTGCTCTACGTCGATCGCCTCGGCGATGGCGACTGGAAGACGGTGCAGAAGATCGCGCGCAAGCGCGGCTGGGGGCGTCCCGGCAGCTCGTGGATGCCGGGTGTCGACGATCTCGACGCCTGA